GTATGGAACACGCCCCAGAGCATGCCCATCAGCGATGCCTCGCGCGGATTGCGCACCGCGAGAAACTTCTGAAAATCGAAGAGCTGTTCCGGCCCGCTGAAACACAGGAGCATGCCCTTCGCGACGTACGTCAGGATGACCGCGCCGAAGAGGTAGTACATCGAATCGGGCGCGATGTGGAACGGCGAATCCGGCGCGACGGCCCGGTCGAGTTTCCACACCGGCCACGGCGAATACCAGTCGGCTGGCGGCTGGATCGCAAGGCCGCGTCCGTAGGACTGATACCCGAGATACGCGATGAGGAGCGCCCCCGCGCTGAGGATGATTGTCTGAAAAAACTCGACGATGGTCAGGCCGCGGAATCCGCCGAGGACGACGTACAGTCCGGTGATGCCGATAATCAGCACCGCGCACATTCGGTCGGAAAACGGCAGGAATTGCGAGCCGAACTTGCCCATGCCGACCGCCGTGTAACCGAGAAAGGCAGACAATGTCAGGATCGCGTAGAGTGTATACGACAGGCGCGAGAGTTCGCCGCCGCGCCCGTTGCCGAAGCGGAGAACCATCCATTCGGCGCCGGTCAACACGCCGCTGCGGCGAATCCATTTGCCCATGTAGGCCATGTAGAACGCCGCGATCACGAACCCCCACAGCCATTGCACCCACATGCCGCGAAACCCGCACACGACAAGGATCGAGACGATCCACATCGTGCCCGTCACGTCGAAATACGAGGACGATCCCGACATGGCGAGCATCCACCACGGCATCGTGCGCCCGCCGAGGAAATACGATTCCATGCCTTTGGCCGCGCGGCGTTTCACGACGAATCCGACGCCGATCACGAACGCCAGGTAGGCCGCGAGGATGACGATATCGAGGGGAGTCAGCGTCACGCCGTTACGCCTTTCGCATTAGCCTCGAACAGCATCGAACATGGCGACGATGTTCTCCGGCAGCACGCCCGCCAAGATGTTGTGGACTTGCTGGAAGACGAACCCGCCGCCCGGTTTCAATGTTCGGACTTGTTGCGCGGTATGGCGGCGCACATCGTCCGGCGTGCCGTAGAGCAATATGTGCTGCGTGTCGCAGCCCCCGCCCCAGAAGGTCATTTGGCCGCCGAAATCGCGCTTGAGTCCGTCGGCGCTCATGCCCGCGCACGAAATCTGCACCGGATTTATCGCATCGAGTCCGGCGTCGATCAGATCGGGCAGGAGTTCCCGCACGCCGCCGCAACAGTGCAGCATGACCTTGACGTTCGCGAGTTCCTTTGCGCGCGCCCACATGCGCTTGTGGCGCGGCTTGAAGTATTCACGGTACATGTCCGGTGAAATCTGGGGGCCGGACTGCATGCCGAGATCGTCGCCAAACAGGATTACGTCAATATAGGGGCCGACCGCGCCAAGGAATCGTTCAAGGTTCGCGAGGTGCATTTCGACGATCCGGTCGAGGAAGGTATGCACTTGTTCGGGGTCTTCCGCGAGCAACATCAGGAAGCGGTCGTTGCGCCAGAGGAACTGGCCCATTTCGAGCAGGTTGCCGCCGAACAGGCCGATGATGGCCTTGTCTGTCTTTGCGCGCAACTGCCGCGCGCCTTCGGCGAGTTTCTTGCCACCGTCCGGCCCGGCTACGAGCGGTCCCGGCGGCGAGGCGATCGCACACCACATGGATTCGGCCATCGCGCCCGGAATGTCGTCGAGGTTGGCACGGTCCAGATAGGGGTAGTACGTCTGCTCGAAGTACAGCGCGCCCGGCGGCATCGCCGCGATTTCACGGCCCGTTGCCGCGCGGATGACCCAGCGGTCCCCATCGCGTTCCGGCAGCGCCCACGCGGGCATCTGGCACGGCGTGCCGTCGGGCAGCGTCCAGTCGCGCCAGTCGTCGTCCGACAAGGCAAAACCGCGGCCCAATTCGATGGTGTCGGCGCCGAACCGGTCGAGCACGTCGTCGTCCACGATGGCCAGTTGCTGGATCGGGTCGTACACGCGAATCGTCTTCACGGGCAACCCAAGGTGTTTGCGCAGTCGCGCATAGGCGATGGCCGCGATCCCGCTCGACCGATGACCCGAGAAGTCTATCGGCACGCAATCCGGTTCGCGATGGTTCAATGACGTTAAGACACGTTCGCGCGAGGTCATGACCGTTTCCTCCCTGAATCCGCTTCAATCCGCTTTGATGCGCACGGTAACCATGCCGTACGGCGGCACGGACACGGCGCCCTCCAAGGGTTCAAGTTTCTTTTCATCAAGATTGCTCAACCACATCTTGGATTTTTTTGTCCCATGCCAAAGCAGCCGGGCTTCTTCGGGCCGGCCCGATGCGCCGTAGAGACGCACAATCAGATCCTTGCCGTCGTCCGCCGGTTTCAGCAGACTGGCCTGGACACCCGAAGGTTCGACGGTAAGCAGACTCGATATAACGTCCGGCGAGGACGCATCCGCGGGCGCGGCTAGCAAGGGTTGCGCATCTTCGACGCCCCATCGCGCGGCCTGGGCGGCATCGAAGAACGCGTGCGGGCGCAGGGCATAGCGGAATGCGGCGGTTCCGCCCTGGCTGGCCTTGTAGTTCGTCTCCCAGTAATTGTTCATCACGTACGCATAGAGCGTGGCCGACGGTTCCACGTGCTCCATCCAGCCGACCCGCGTCGGATCGCACGTGATGTCGCCGATTTCGATAAGCGGTGTATCGGGCATGGTCCACGTGACGCCGCATTGTTGGTTCGACACGTCCACCCACCGCTGCACGGTGAAATAGTTCTTGCATGCGCCCGCGGTCTGATCGGCTTCGGGCCGCACGACCGCCCACGGCGTATCCATGCGGACAACCGGATTCGGTACGCGGAACGGAAACGCGAAATGGACCGCCTCCTGCGTGTAGACGTCCTGCTTCTTGAGCGAGTTCACTATTTCGACGCAATCGAGTCCGGCGATAACGCGCACTTTGCGCGAAAGGGCGTCGCAGCCCGGCGCGGCGGATTCGATCAGCAACGACGCGACGAGCGGTCCCTTTTCCTTCACGGCGACCGTCGCGGCCTCGACGCGCCGGCGCGCGCCTTCGGCATTCGGATCGCGGCCCGCGACGTACACGTACTCGTTCAGGCCGGCCATTTTTTCGGTGTCCACGAGATCGCCTTCAATGCCCGCGTGGACGAGACTGCGAAGCGCGCCGGTCTTGTCGTCAACCGTCAACGTGAACGAGGCGGTGCGCAGGCCGTTTTCGACGGCTTCCGCAGCCTGTTCATGATAGGCCTCGCCCGCCACAATCCGGTATTTGTTCGCGCCGAACGGCGGCACATCCTTTGCCAGAAACGCAAGTTCCCCGGTCGAAAGCCGCTGCGAGGGCGTGGGCGCGTCGCCGGGACCGATGACCCGGTCGCCCGCCGCGCACTGTTCGCCGGACAGCGTTACCAAGCCGGTGCGCGGCCACGAACACGTGTTGTAGACGAGCCACGCGCCCGCGCCCCGCGGCCTGATCGCGGCATCGAGCAATGCGCGCGACTGCTTGTCCGCATCGAGCGCAAAGGCCTGTTTGACCGCCCATTGTTGTTTTACGAAATCGCACAACGGTTCGCTGATCGAGTTGTGCGCGCCCCATGTATGCTCGTCGTACAGGATGACATTGCGCCATGCCTCCTGAAAATCCTTCGGGACATATTCCTGCGGCGCGCGCATCGCGAACAGCGCCGACGCCTGTACGATCCGATCGGCCGCCGCGCGGTTCAAGACCGTCTCGACCGCCGACGACGCCGCGCCGTCTTCCCAGTACGGCGTGAAATCGCCTGAAACGGATGGCAGCCGGTCGCCATACGCGCGCTCGAACGCCTCGAAAAACTCGCGCGTCGTCGCGAGGATCAATTTTGGATAGGCATACCGTTTGTTCCAGTCGTTGACAATATCGGCCACGCGCGGATCGGGCGGACCGTTGTCGCCGCCGATGTTGTACCGGAACCATGCCATGTCGTAGGGGTAGCCTGCGTTTTCCAGGCGCGCGAGTTGGGCCAATACGCGCGATCCGTCGCCGAGGCCGCCGCCGTGGAATCCCGAATACGCCATGCCCGTCACCCAGCACAATACCTTTTCCTGTCCGGACGGCGACACCCAGTAGAACGGCCGGTCGCTCCATGCCGACAGCGTGAATCCAATGCGATGGCCCATGTTCGGCCCGATCGAGAAGTATTTGATCCCGCTCTGCGCGAGCACGGGAACGATACCCCACGTGTAACCCGGCACATCGCTGATCATCGCGGCTTCGATCGGCACGCCGTGGGTCTCGCGCATTCGCCGCGCATACCCCGTCAATTCGACGAGTTCCTCCGGACGGCACAACGCGGTCAATTCATTGCCGTAAAGCGCGTCGAGGCCGATCCAGCCCTTCTTGACGGCTTCCACGAAAGCTGCGCGCTTTTCCGGCGGCGCCTTGCGTAGGTAACTGTCCACCGCCCACATGACTTCCGAATTCCACCGGAACCGCGAGCCTTTCGGATGGTGGTCCGTCTTTTCGGCGAGATCCATCGCCATATCGAAATAATCGCACTGTTTCTGTTCGACCTCCGATTGCACATGCGTGTAGCCGATGTCCACGTGCGAGTGCGGCAGCAGGTAGACCTGCCACAGTCGGGCTGGTTGCACATGGGCGAGGCGCGTGCCCACGACGCCCGCGGCGGTCCGCGCCTCGATTTCGATATCGGCCGCGGCCGACACGTGCGGCACGAGCAGTTCCACCTTGTGGGCGCCTGGCGCCAGGGTCTGTTCGACAGGTTCGCCGCCTTTGGCGGCCAGTTGCACCGTCACTTCGCCGCCGAACACGCTTACGTTTTGCCGGATGATTTGAAACAGTCTGCCCTTCGATTCGACGCACAGCGGCGTTCCTTCCGCTTCGCCCAGAAACATCGTTTGCTCGATAGCCGTCATCTTCACGGATCCCCTTGTTTTCAATCCTAGCCAGTCATAGAGCAGCCAACTGCCCGCCACGGTGGTTATACACACCTCATTGTTTCCCTTTTTCAATACGGCCGCCGGAACGGGGATGTCGAGTTTGCATTCCTTGCCGAGATGCGGCGCATTCGCGATGGTGTCCGCCGAACCACCGGCCGACAGCGTGAATTCCGACTCTGAACCATTGACGGAAACGCGGATTTTCGGCGGATTGGCGCCGTGCGTGTCCACCAGGTCAATATGCAGAACAGCCGGCGCCGCGGGCGCGTCCCGCAGTCCGAAAACGACGCGGAACGTGTGCGACTGGCCTCCAGCCCAGCTGTCCTCCGGTCCCGGATGCACGTACGGCCAATGCGCTTCCGGCGTTGATTCCCCGGCCACATAAACCGGGTCCGCCGAATAGTTCGCATAATTGCCCGGCGCAAGCGCGAATTCGGCATAGGAATTGTCCGCCTTGCCGATCTTCCAGATCATGCCGGCGTGCGCGAACGCCGGACACAACAACAAGCCCATGATAAAAACGACCACAACGCCTCGTCTCAGTTCCGGCAATGAAACCATGTCGTTCGCTCCGTTATTTTGGGGTTGATTCCGTTGTTGGCGTTTCATCCGCGCTTTGGTGCGTGAAAAAGGGGATAGGGGGATATTTCTGGGAAATGGAGATGAACATTTTGTTGAAAACCAATCTTCGATGCAAGAACAGGGCCTACCGTCATTCTCTGAAGCATACACGCACCGTGTGAGGATAATTCAAACCTGCCCCGCATGGCCATTTTACCTTCGTCATCGGTATCGCGCTTCTCAAGGGTATGCCATCGGTTTCCACCCGGCGACGGGCTTCTTCGACGATGCGTCCACGATGCGAATTTGCACGCGCTGCGTCGCGGACACGACCGGCGTCAACGCCCCGGCGGCCTTCGCGCCCGCCAGCCGCGACACCGGAATCCGCTTGCCGCCCGGCAGATGGAATTCCGCTTCGGGATGCGCCGTGTACTCCACAAGAATCTCTCGATCCGAGATTTTCGGCACCAGGTTGTTGTGGCCGTCCGCCCATGCGTCGTTCGGATAAATGCGCCGCGGTTGCGCCGAAATGACCTGGCCAAGGTCCAGTTGTATCTGCGGCAGCACCCCATCTTCATTCAAGCGAGGGTCGAAGGCCTTTCCTTTGGGCAGCGCCAGGATGGCCTTGCGCCGCGTCTCCCATCGTAACGGATTCGACGCGACATTCCCCGCGCTGATGGCCGAAACAATCGTCAGTCCGGAGCGCGGCTCGATGCGAAGTCCCGCGATCGCCTTTTCCGGATGCGGGTTTTCCCACGCCCACAGCCAGTTGATCCACCGGAAGTTGTAACATCCCGCGACACGCGTCTGCGCCTGTCCCCAGCCCACCCACGGCGGCATCGGCGGTTGCTGCTCATGCGGCGGCCGCACCGGCATCGCCTTGTGATGCACGACCGACTGGAAACAGTTCTCGCCCCAGCATGGCCGCGAGAGCATCCCGATGTGATGCCGCCGCCGGATGGCGCACACGGTCTCCGAACCGTCCGCGTACCGGAACACATAGTCCGCGACGTGTTCGGCCAGCCGCCCGTATCCGCGCGAAGCCGTCAGCAGTCCGTCCCGGTTCCATTCGATCGGCTCGATATCCGTCGTGTGCATGAACACCAGCCAGCGCGTCTTGACGCGGGGCCATTCCGCCGACACCGCCGAATCGCGCGCCGCCAGCACGTCGCCGATCGCAAACGGCACGCCCCAGCCGACGCAATCGCCCGACGGCACGTGGGCGATGTTTTCTTTCAAGACCGGGCTGCACGCGCCCCGCGCCAAATCACCAAATGTCTTGTTGCCGGAGAATCGAACCGGCGTAAAACGCCGTGAATGCGGCCCATCCCGATATGCGCCCATGGCTTGCTCCTCCTTGGTTGCGTGCGCATCCAACTTACACCCTTTGCCTTCCCATTGACAAAATCATACCTCTTTTTTCCCTAACGCGGATCAGCCGCAATGCATCAATCAAGGGCATGATTTCTTTGTCCGCAACTTCTGTGCAACACACACAGAAGTTGCGGACAAAGAAATCAAAGCGGCGTAGCCACAAGGCCTCCATCAATAAAGCGATTACGAAAATGATTACGATCGCCAACATCCCGGGAAGTCGCTATCGGATTTTGGAGACGTGGATCGCATGCGTTCCGGTTAGTCCGGTTGAAGATTTTGTCCGACTTCTGTACTGTAAGCGACATTCTTTTCGTTTTTTTCCCAAAAGTACGGAGGCATGGTTATGCGTCTTGGCGGGCCGGTGTTCGGCGATTGTTCGGATCCGCGCCGGTGGGTTGCGGCATTGAAATCGTGCGGATACCGCGCCGCATATTGTCCGGTGGACAACAAGGCGGACGATGCGGCGGTACGGGCATTTGCGGACGCGGCTCACGCGGCGGACATTGTTATTGCCGAGGTGGGCGCGTGGAGCAATCCGATGTCCCCTGACGAAAAAACGGCCCGGGAAGCGTTGGCGCATTGCCAGGCGCAATTGGCGCTGGCGGATCGCATCGGCGCGCGGTGTTGCGTGAACATTTCGGGATCGTGCGGTGCACAATGGGACGGACCCGATCCGAGGAACCTGACGCGGGAGACTTTCGACCGTATTGTCGAGGTAACGCGGGCCATCATTGACGCGGTGAACCCTTCCCGGACATATTACACGCTCGAAACGATGCCGTGGATGTATCCGGATTCGGCGGAGTCGTATGTGGCGTTGCTGAAGGCCATCGATCGTCCGCGTTTCGCGGTCCATCTCGACCCGGCGAATTTGCTTTGCAGCCCGCAACGATATTTCGGGAATGCGGACTTGATTCGCGAGTGTTTTGACAAGTTGGGTCCGCATATCCGCAGTTGCCATGCCAAGGACATTGCGCTGGCGCCGCGGTTGACCACACATCTCGACGAGGTTCGGCCGGGACTGGGCGGGCTTGACTACGCGGTCTTTCTGCGGGAACTGGACAAACGGGATGCGGACATTCCCCTGATGCTCGAACACCTCCAGACGGCCGAAGAATACATCCAGGCGGCGGAACATATACGGAAAACGGCTTGGTCCATCGGGACGACATGTTGAGGCAGGCGATTACATGATTTTTTGGCTTTATGCGGGATTTATCGCGTTTGTTCTGAGCGCGCTGGCGATCGATCTCGGCGTGTTCAACCGCAAGGATCGCGACGTGCGCACCCGCGAGGCATTCGCGTGGTGCGGTGTATGGGTGTCGTTGTCGCTGCTGTTCGCCATCGGTGTCTACTGGATGTACGAGACGAAATGGCTCGGCATGGGGACCGCGGAACACATGACGGGACGCCAGGCCGCGATCCAATTCGTTACCGCGTATCTCATCGAGTACTCGCTGAGCATAGACAACATGATCGTGTTCGCGATCGTCTTTGCTTTTTTCCGCGTGCCTAAACACTACCAGCACCGCGTCCTGGTATGGGGCATTCTGGGCGCGTTGATTATGCGCGGCGCCATGATTGCGGCCGGCGTGACACTGATCAAACATTTTGAATGGGTTTCTTATGTATTCGGCGCATTGCTGCTGCTGACCGCGGTGAAAATGTCGTTCTCCGAGGGGGAAGTGCACCCCGAAAATAACATCCTGCTTCGCATGGCGCGGCGGTTCTATCCGGTCACGTCGGAATTCCACGGCAATCGCTTTTTCACGCGCATGAACGGCCGCGGCGCGGCGACGCCGCTTTTCCTGGTGCTGCTTGTCATCGAAAGTTCCGATGTGATGTTCGCCATAGATTCGATTCCGGCGGTGATAGCGGTTACGCGGGAGCCGTTCCTTGTGTTCACGTCGAATGTGTTCGCCATCCTGGGCTTGCGCGCGCTCTACTTCGCGCTGGCGGGCATGACGGATCGTTTCCGATATCTGAAACCGTGTCTGATTGTGCTGCTGGGATTCGTCGGCGCGAAAATGATCGCGGAACCCTTCTTTCACGTCTCGACGCCGGTGTCGTTCGGCATTATCGTCGCGATAGTGGGTATCGGCATCGGCGCCTCGATGATTCCCCGGAAGGAGGCGGTGTGAACATCCCTTTTTTTCGCGGGGCCCGGAAACTCATCATACTCGTCGTGGGCGCCAGCGTCATCGTGGTCGGCGTCGTCATGCTCGTCGTTCCCGGACCGGGAACGGTTGTCATCCCGGCGGGGCTGGCCATCCTCGCGACGGAATTTATCTGGGCCCGGCGGCTGCTCAAACGCATGAAAAAGGCGGCGATTGACGCCGTCAATTCGATTACCGGCGCCAACGGAAACCCGCCGGAAGAGAAATAACGCGACGCAGCCGCCGTGATCCGGTCGGTGCAGCGTTTCCGCTATGCGCTGAACCAGAGGGTGTTCTCGCCCAGCAGATCCTCGACTTTTTTCCGCAGGGCCGGGGTGGCGGCCACGCGACATACCCCGTTCGCCGCCACGATGACTTCGCTATGGTCGGGCCTAATGCAATGCAGTTGCACCTCGCAGGGGCCGGGGATGTCGCCCAGCAGTTTCGCAAGGCGTTCTATCAGCGACTCTTCGAGTCCTGCGGTGCGCAGGCGGATGTGCGCCACGCGCGCAAGGCGTTTCTCGGCATCCTCGATGCGAATCACATCCGATGCAATCAGGCCGGCGGTGTTGTTGCGAAAGTTGACGCGCGCCGGAATCATGACGACCATGTCGGGCGCCAGCAGTCCGGCGCATTGTTCGTAGGTGTCGGAAAAGACGGTAATCTCGCACGGTCCTTCGAGCGTGTCAAGGGTAATGAACGCCATTTTTTGTCCGCGTGACGTGATATGTTGCTTGGCAAGGGTAATGATTCCACCCACAACAACCTCCTGGCCCTCGCGGAGTTGCGGCAGATCGGCGATATGCACGGTCGTGAAGCGCCGCAGGACGTCCTTATGTCGAGCCAGGGGGTGACTGCTCACATACAGGCCGAGCGTTTCCTTTTCGAACGCGAGAATTTCCGCCTCGGGCCATTCGTCGAGCGCCGGTTTGTGATGAATCACCGGGGCGGATCCGGCCTCTTCCATAAGGTCGAACAAAGACGTCTGGCCGGCGTCGCGTTCACGCTGGGCGATTTGTCCTTCTTCGAGCGCCGCGTCTATTACGGCTTCGACCTGTCGGCGATTCCAGCCCGTGCTCACGAAGGCCCCCGCCTTGTTCATGCTTTCGATAAGACGGCGGTTGACGCCTTTTGTGCCCATCCGGCAGCAGAAATCGAAGATGTCGGAAAAGACACCCTTGGTGTTGCGCTCCTTGAACACGGTTTCGGCAAACGCCGAACCGACATTCTTGATCGCGCCCAAACCGAACCGGATACGGCTGCCTTCCACGGTGAAATCGCCACCGCTGTTGTTGATGTCCGGAGGCAGCACGTCGAAGCCCATCTGACGGCATTCCTCCACATACAGGGCGACCTTGTCCATGTCGCCGGCTTCGCTGGACAGCAGCGCCGCCATGAATTCGACCGGATAGTTCGCTTTCAGGTACGCGGTCTGGTATGCCACGAATGCATACGCCATGCTGTGCGACTTGTTGAAGGCATATCCGGCAAATAGTTCGATCTTCGTGAATACGGCATCGGCAAGTTTCTCGTCAACACCGTTGGCCACGGCGCCCTCGACAAACTGCTTTCGCTGCCGGGCCATGAGTTCCGCGTCTTTCTTGCCCATTGCGCGCCGCATTATGTCGGCTTGGCCCAGCGAGAAGCCGGCCAAGGCGCGAACGATGTGCATGACCTGTTCCTGGTACAGCATGACCCCGTACGTTTCTTTCAGAATCGGCTCCAACATCGGATGGTCGTAGACGATTTTGGATGCATTGTGTTTCGACTCGACGTACTGGTCTATGAACTGCATCGGACCGGGGCGGTATAGGGCGACCAACGCGCAGATTTCCTCGATGCTTTCGAGACCGATGCGTTTTGACAAGTCGCGCATGCCCGAACTTTCGAGTTGAAACACGCCCGTCGTGCGACCGCTCCGGAGCAACTCATAGGTCTTTGCGTCGTCGAGTGGAATGTCGTCCATGTCCAGGTTGACGCCGTGGTTTTCACGGATCAACTTGACGGCGTCGGCGATGACCGTCAGCGTGCGCAGGCCGAGCAAATCCATCTTGAGCAGGCCGATTTTTTCGACGCATTTCATTTCGGCCTGTGTGGCGACCACATCCCCGGTGGGGGCCTTGAACAGGGCCACGTGATTGGTGAGCGGCTCGTCGCAAATGACCACGCCCGCGGCATGCGTGCCGCAATTGCCGATGATGCCCTCGAGACGCGTCGCCAGATGCCACAGGCGCGCGATTTGCGGTTCCTCGGCGACGCGCCGCTTGAGTTCGGGCTCCTTTTGCATCGCGTCCTTGAGTTTGATGTTGAGTTCGTCCGGAATCAGTTTCGCGATGGAATCCACTTCCGTGTAGGACATGCCCATTACGCGGCCCACGTTGCGGATGGCCTGCCGCGCGAGCATCCGGCCGAAGGTAATGATCTGGCTGACGTTGTCCGCCCCATATTTTTGGTGGACGTATTCGATGACTTCCTCACGGCGGCGGTAGCAAAAATCGAGATCGAAATCCGGCATCGAGACACGGTCGGGATTCAAAAAGCGCTCGAAGAGCAGGTTGTATCGAATCGGATCGAGATTCGTGATGCGCAGCGCATAGGCGACCAGGCTGCCCGCGCCTGAGCCGCGTCCCGGACCGACGGGAATGCCTTTGCCGCGCGCAAAATTTATCAAATCCCAGACGACGAGGAAGTAGTCAACGAATTGCATCTTTTCGATGACACCCAACTCGTATTCGGCCCGCTCGACATGTTCGGGCCCCGGATTGCCATGGTAACGGTCCGAAAGCCCAAGGGCGACCAATTGGCGAAGATAGACCTCCTTCGATAGGCCTTCCGGCGGCCGGTACTTCGGAACCAGTTGCTGTCCAAGCGGGATTGTGAGATTGCAGCGCGCCGCAACCGCCTCGGTGTTGGCGACCGCCTCCGGCCATTCCGCAAATTTTTCGCGCATCTCGTCCGGACTGCAGAAATGAAACTCATTCGTGGGAAACTTGAAATGGTTTTCATCCGAAAGCACGGTTTGGGTTTGGATGCACAGGAGAACCTGGTGGGCCTCGGCGTCCTGTTTGTCGAGGTAGTGGCTGTCGTTTGTCGCCACGATTTGCAATCCATACTTGCGCGCCAGTTCGACCAGGATCGGATTCACGCGCCGTTCTTCCGGCATGCCGTGATCCATCAGTTCGATGTAGAAATTCTCGCGACCGTAGATACGAATGTATTTTTCGATGGCCGCTTTGGCCTTGTCCATTTCATCGCGTTGGATGTAGTGGGGTATTTCGCCGCCGAGACACGCGCTCATCGCTATCAGGCCGCGGTTGTACCGCGTCAGCAGTTCCTCATCCACGCGCGGGCGGTAATGATGGCCCTCGAGATATCCGAGCGTGCTCAACTGGCAGAGGTTGTGGTATCCCTCCTCGTTTTCGCAAAGCAGGAGAAGATGAAAATAGGACTCGCTTTGGGATCGGGCGCGCTTGTCGAAACGGCTTCCCCGCGCCAGATACAGTTCGGACC
The DNA window shown above is from Candidatus Hydrogenedentota bacterium and carries:
- the dnaE gene encoding DNA polymerase III subunit alpha codes for the protein MSAGFVHLHVHTDYSVLDGATKIGEMLQRCADFGMHACAITDHGSLFGAVDFYTAAQKAGIKPIIGSELYLARGSRFDKRARSQSESYFHLLLLCENEEGYHNLCQLSTLGYLEGHHYRPRVDEELLTRYNRGLIAMSACLGGEIPHYIQRDEMDKAKAAIEKYIRIYGRENFYIELMDHGMPEERRVNPILVELARKYGLQIVATNDSHYLDKQDAEAHQVLLCIQTQTVLSDENHFKFPTNEFHFCSPDEMREKFAEWPEAVANTEAVAARCNLTIPLGQQLVPKYRPPEGLSKEVYLRQLVALGLSDRYHGNPGPEHVERAEYELGVIEKMQFVDYFLVVWDLINFARGKGIPVGPGRGSGAGSLVAYALRITNLDPIRYNLLFERFLNPDRVSMPDFDLDFCYRRREEVIEYVHQKYGADNVSQIITFGRMLARQAIRNVGRVMGMSYTEVDSIAKLIPDELNIKLKDAMQKEPELKRRVAEEPQIARLWHLATRLEGIIGNCGTHAAGVVICDEPLTNHVALFKAPTGDVVATQAEMKCVEKIGLLKMDLLGLRTLTVIADAVKLIRENHGVNLDMDDIPLDDAKTYELLRSGRTTGVFQLESSGMRDLSKRIGLESIEEICALVALYRPGPMQFIDQYVESKHNASKIVYDHPMLEPILKETYGVMLYQEQVMHIVRALAGFSLGQADIMRRAMGKKDAELMARQRKQFVEGAVANGVDEKLADAVFTKIELFAGYAFNKSHSMAYAFVAYQTAYLKANYPVEFMAALLSSEAGDMDKVALYVEECRQMGFDVLPPDINNSGGDFTVEGSRIRFGLGAIKNVGSAFAETVFKERNTKGVFSDIFDFCCRMGTKGVNRRLIESMNKAGAFVSTGWNRRQVEAVIDAALEEGQIAQRERDAGQTSLFDLMEEAGSAPVIHHKPALDEWPEAEILAFEKETLGLYVSSHPLARHKDVLRRFTTVHIADLPQLREGQEVVVGGIITLAKQHITSRGQKMAFITLDTLEGPCEITVFSDTYEQCAGLLAPDMVVMIPARVNFRNNTAGLIASDVIRIEDAEKRLARVAHIRLRTAGLEESLIERLAKLLGDIPGPCEVQLHCIRPDHSEVIVAANGVCRVAATPALRKKVEDLLGENTLWFSA